The DNA sequence TATTTACATCACCCAGCCAATAGCTTACACCAGACAGAAGCGCAGGCTTTCCCGGCAACGTGAAGAATCTGATGTTCTCTTGGGGCATGTCCCTAAAGTACATGGCAAGCTGTATAGCCTCTTCCAGCGGAAGATCTGTTTGCACGGTCTGCATGACTTCTTTGATCAACATGGGCAGTTTTGCGTTCATGCCCTGATCTGCGATTTTTTGAAGCAATGCCATCATGAACTGTTGTTGTCTTTTTATCCTCCCTATGTCACCTAAAGCGTCATGGCGAAACCTGACGAATTTCAGTGCCGTCTCTCCATCCATATGTTGCAACCCAGGCTTAATGTCTATGTAAAGACCTGCCGCTCTGTCAACATATTTCAGCCTTTTTTCTACGTTGATGTCTACTCCACCTAATAGATCTACCAGTTTGGGGAAGGTGCTGTAATCAAGCTCTATGTGATAATGAATGGGCATCCCAAGGTAATTTACGATCGTCCTGCTAAGCAGATCCCAACCACCGTAGGGATAGGCATGATTTATCTTGTTCCAGCCGTGTCCAGGGATCTGTACTCTCGTATCTCTTGGGATGGACAGTATCTGAATGCTCTTGTTATCCAGATCCAGTATCGTAAACAGTATAGTATCGGGACGTTGTGAGTCTTCAGTGTTATCCTTTCCTATGATACATATATTGATTTTCCCTGTTTTTTCGTCATGCAAAACCGTTTGTTTGATCGATTCAACCTTTGGAGTAAAGAAACCGTGCAGGCGCGTATAAGCTCCTCCAACGATGGCTATAATCATGACAACTACGAGCAATGCAAAGCGTGTCCTAGTCAAACGATGTCACCTTCCCTCTAACGTGTAAAGGGTCTTTTTGTAAATGTAGTGCTCGACGGTCCAAGGCAAAAAGTACCTTATACTTTGACCGGCGGCAACGCGACGCCTTATTTCAGTGCTAGATATAGCCAGCAAAGGTATTTCGAGTGGTATGACTGCCCTTTTGATCTCCTCGGGCAACGACTCCAGTTGTGATATGTCGTAGCCAGGCCTGGATGCAGCTACTATGTGAGCTAACTGCGCGATTGCAAAAGGCTCCTTCCATGTTGGTATCTGTAGCACCGCGTCTATGCCTGTTATGAAGAAAAATTCGGCCTCCTTAGGAAGATACCAATGCCTCATCTCCCTAAGGGTATCTATGGTGTAAGATGGACCCTCCCGTTCAATCTCTATTTTCGATATTTTAAAGTGAGGATTATCAACAATGGCCATACAGGTCATTATGTAACGATCCTCTGCCGGCGTTATATTCTTAAAACTTTTATGAGGAGGGTCTCCCGTTGGAACAAATATTATTTCCGACAGGTTTAAAGAAGTATAAGCCTCCTCGGCAACCACCAGGTGACCAAAATGTATTGGGTCAAAGGTGCCTCCCATTATGCCAACCTTTATCCTGCTCATGAAGTTTGAACGCCTCTGAGGCAAGATGATATCCTCCCCTTATTCCCCATCCTCGTCAATATCGATATCACCTGTGTCGATTTCACATTCGGCATCTATGTCAGGTATATACTCGAACTCCATATCGCCAATACAAACCGTATCTCCTTCTTTTGCCCCCATGTCTGACAGCATCCCTTCGATACCAAGCCTTGCTATAATTTTACTAAAACGCATTATTGCCTCGTCTTGCTCGAAGTCATACCTTTCAACCAATTCTTCAAGATATCGGTTGATTATCCTAAACCTACCTTCTCCAACGGATTCAATCTTTACCTTAGAAGGTTGGACCATCTCTTCCCTTACGGCATGTTTGAGAGGATATAGCCTTTTAATTCCCTCGCAATTTATCTCCGAAAGCCTTTGTAAAAGCGATGAAGAAAGCTCATCAATCCCTTGTTTTGTAACGGCACTGGTAAACTTGATTTCTTGCCCCAACTCTTTTGCCCACCTTGCTACCTGTTCCAGGAAGGAACTATCCTTGACAAGGTCGACCTTATTTGCAACAAGCAGGGATGGTTTTTTAAGGATTTCTCTGTTATAATTGCCTGTTTCATCTCTTAAAGTACACCATTGTTTATTTAGGTCCTCCATCGAATTGCTGGACAAGTCCAACACATACAATATCAACCTCGTCCGCTCGATGTGTCTCAAAAACGACAGGCCCAAACCCCTGTTCTCCGATGCCCCTTGGATCAGACCAGGTATATCGGCAAGCAACATCTTTCTGTCCTCCAGGAGTAATACGCCAAGGTTTGGAGTTAACGTTGTAAATGGATAATCTGCTATCTTTGGCTTAGCGTTGGACAAACACGCCAGTAAACTGGATTTGCCGACATTGGGAAGTCCTACCATGCCAACATCGGCTAGTATTTTAAGCTCAAGCACTAAGCGCCTTGACTGTCCGTTTTCGCCCTTCTCGGAAAAACGGGGAGCTTGATTTGTGGAAGTTGCAAAGGTAGCATTGCCCCTCCCTCCCCTTCCGCCTAAAGCGACAAGGAGCATATCTCCCGGCTCTACCAGGTCGCCTAGCGGCTCACCGCTATCGGCATCCCACACTATGGTCCCGCAGGGGACCTCTATGATGAGGTCTTCTCCGTCCTTGCCATTGCGATTTGCCTTTTGACCGTTTTGTCCAGACTGTGCCTTAAATTCTGTCTTGTACGTGAACTCTTCCAGGGTTTGCAGTCTATCCGTTGCCTTTAAATATACGTTTCCGCCCCTTCCTCCGTTACCACCGTCCGGGCCGCCTTTCGGGACGTACTTTTCTCTCCTAAAGCTCATGCATCCGTTACCACCGCGACCTGCATGTACTACTATCTCGCCTCTATCTATAAACTTCAATTTGCATCACCCGTAATAGAATAGGGACCTGACATAATAGGCCCCTATTCGGCAAATTTGCCACTTCAAGCTTCAATGCTACTCAACAGGGATTACGCTTACGTACTTTCTATTGCCCTTATCCTCGAACTTGACCACGCCTTTCGCGAGTGCAAAGAGCGTGTAGTCCCTACCCAATCCCACATTTAGGCCGGGATGCACTTTTGTCCCCCGCTGACGAATGATGATATTGCCGGCATTAACCAGCTGGCCGTCATATCTTTTAACGCCAAGCCTCTTGCTAATGCTGTCCCTTCCGTTTTGGCTGCTGCCCTGACCCTTTTTATGGGCAAATAGCTGTATATTGAACTTCATTTTTTATTCACCTCCACAATATGGACATACTTGGGATATGAATCTGCGATAGACCTCAGGCTTCTCAATACGGTATCTATAACTGCCCTTGATCTATCGTCTTCAAGGTCGCTTTCTCTCCAGAGTATAAAAAACCTTGGCTCCTCTTCGTCTATCTCATAGACTGTATCCTGTATTCCTAAGACATCTCTCAACCCTAAAAGCAAGGCATGCATCAATGTAGATACTGCTGCGCAAACGATGTCTTTCCCTCTTGGTGCATATCCGCTGTGACCTCGAGCTTGAACGGATAGGGGACCCTTTTTGTCGACAGAAATGCGAACCTCGATCATCGAACTAATACTTCACGGACAATATCTCGATCTCCGAATAAGGTTGACGGTGGCCCTTGAATCGCTGATAGTTGGTCTTGTTCTTGAACTTGAATACTATGACCTTCTTATCTTTGCCGTGGCTTTTTATGGATGCCTCCACATAAGCCCCCGGGACCGTGGGATTTCCGACCTTAACTCCCTGCTCATCGGATATCAACAACACACGATCCAGCGTGACCACATCGCCTGGATTTCCATTGATCTTTTCGACCTTCAGTACATCTCCCGGCGTCACGCGATACTGCTTGCCTCCAGTTTCGATAATAGCGTAGCCCAACATCCTTACCCCCTCTCGCTGAGAACTTCGGGCGGCCTGCTGCCTTTAAAAACCCGTCTCAAGCGGTGATTATCCCACACTTATGGGACTTATGCATTCTAAATAAGAAAGTCCATGAAGTCAATAAGGAAGGCTCTTATTTTTCACGCAATCCTAACAGGCGCTCGGCGTGCATAAGGGCTTCCTTTATCTCGCTTGTGCCGGATAACATGCGTGCGATTTCCTGAACTCTTTCATCGTCGCTGAGCTCTCTTACGTACGATTCTTCCCCTTCCTTAGTGACGCGGAAGTGCTGGTCAGCAAGAGAAGCAATAGTAGCTTCATGAGTTATCAGGATAATCTGGCATTTCGTAGAGAGCTCCTTGAGCTTGAGACCAACGAGCAAAGCGGCCTTCCCCCCCAATCCCGCCTCCACTTCATCGACAACTAGGAGTTTGGGCAAGGTGCCCTCGGGCAAAGCCATTTGCAAGGCTAGCAATATGCGACTCAGCTCACCTCCGGAGGCTATCCTGGAGACCGGCACAGGCGAGCTGTCGTTCGTCTCGATCATAAAGGTTACAACCTCTGCCCCGTTGGCGCGTACTTTTTTCATCTCTTCTATATTTATCGTAAGCCTTGCGGCCTCCATGCCCAGGTCCTTTAAGTGAGAGTTGACGGCTTCTTCAAGTTGTCTTGCTATCTTGACCCTGGAAGATCGCAGGTCCAGAGCATGTTGGCTGACATCCTTCTTTAGCTTATTAAGCTTTTCTCTCATAACTTCTATCTCAGCTAGGCTTTCCGATAACCAGGACATTTCCCTCTCTGCTGTAGAATAATATTCTGCCAACTCCTCAACCGTTGAAACGCGTGCGATCCGCTTGCATTTTCTAAGCCTACCAAGCTTGGATTCAAGCTCCTCCTGTCTATGCTGCAGATCTTCCGGGGAGGCTTCAGCCGCTAAGATCTCCCTAATTTGGCGTATCAACTCCTGCAGTGCAATCAGGGCCCTTTGGCTAGCCTGGTCGATCTTTTCGTTAGAACCAAGCAAGGATTTAAGCCTCATGGCAATGCTTTGAAGCTCTCCCTCAAGCCCTCCCGCGGCCATCCCACCCTCTAAGACCGCCAAGATGCGCTCCAGCTCTTCCCTTCTGTTTAATGCATCTTTTACCATCCTCAGCTCGTTTTCCCATTCATATTCGCTGGAAGGTGACGGGTTAAGCGATTTTAGCAGTTGTATTAACTCTAGGGCACCATTATAGCGCTCCTCGATATCTTTTCTTTTTTGGTAAAGGTCTTGTATCTTTCTTTCCATCTCAACCGCTCTGTGAAAGATATTTGACATAAATATCTTTTTCTTCATGAGCTCTGCTCCACCGTAACTGTCTAGAAGATCGAGTTGATTATTTTCGTCGAGCAGGTCAAGCTGAGAAAATTGACTTTGTATGTGCATGAAATGAGTCATAGCTCTTGAAAGGACATTTAGCGGAACAACGTGCCCCTGTATGTAGGACTTGCTCCTTCCCTCAGAGGTTATGACTCTCCTTACCACCCATGTGCCTTCCTGCGGTTGAAGTTCCTCCGGCAAGGATGGGATATTGTCGGCTAAAAATGCGCCTTCGACCTCACCCGTTGCCTTGCCAACGCGAAGATAGTTTACTTGAGCCCTTTTTCCAGCCAGCAGCTCTAGGGCCCTCACTAAGCTGCTTTTTCCTGTGCCGCTTTCTCCGGTAATTGCGATAAAATTACCCTTAAACCTCAAGGAGGCCGTAGTGATGCCACCAACATTTTTCACGTGAAGCTCCTCCAGCACTTACCACTCCTCCTCGCCTTGGCGAATGCTGACGTTGCCCCACTGTAACTTCTCTCTCAAAAGGTCAAAATAGTTGTCTTCCAGCAGCTCCACAGTCAATACATTTTTATCCTTCGCCAAGGATATGTCGATTCTGTCTTTGACCATCAGCTCATAACCGAGTTGGCCATCTTGGGTCAAATATATCTCCTTTTGATCGCTTTTTGGTATCAGAGATATCATATCATCGGGCCCAAGCACCAACGGCCTTGCGTATAACGTATGCGGACAAATTGGCACCATGACCATGGCATCCACATGGGGAGGCAATATTGGCCCTCCTGCCGACAAGGCATACGCCGTAGACCCAGTTGGAGTGGACACTATAATGCCATCTGCCGGAAATAAGCTCAAGAAATAGTCATTTACCCTGGATTCCACCTCTATCAGGCGAGCTAAGGGTCCCTTTGTTACGACCAAATCGTTCAATGCGTACAGCACGTGTACGAGGCTGCCCTTGCGGGTCACGTTTCCTCTTAGTACTCTACGCCTTTGGATTCTATATCCCCCGGATAGGATCCTTTCGATCTCCTCTTCAGCCATTTGAGGGTTCCCTGTCGCCAGAAAACCAAGGCGACCCACGTTGATGCCATAAAGAGGGATCTCATAATCCATTACCATGCGGGCAGCTCTCAAAAAGGTACCGTCTCCTCCAAGAACTATTCCAAAATCCACAGGATTTATGGATATATTCCAATCGTATTCCGGCAATCCCAACATGGCCGATTCATGGGAGGGAGCGACGAAGGAAACTCCCCTCTTTTTGCTCCATCCCATCAACTTATAAGCCAACTCAAGTGCCGTAGGTTTTCTAGTGTTAACTATTAGAAGTACTCGGTTTTCCATAACCCATCCCTCTTTAATCGAGCTCGTCGTGAGCGTTTTTCACTATCTTTTCGAAATCTGGGACGTAAGGCGTGACCCTTTTGTTTGTGACATGCATTAAAAACTCGATATTGCCCTTTGGCCCCTTGATCGGTGAGTGAGTAAGGCCCGCCAACTTGAGAGGTGTAGCTTGCTCAATGAAGCCTGTGATATCCCTTAAAACGCTTTCATGAAGAAGCGGGTCGGATATTATTCCCTTACTTACATGCTCTTTTCCTGCCTCAAACTGCGGTTTTATTAGAGCTATGATATCTCCATTAGGAGACAATAAATCTACCACCACAGGAATGATGAGCTTTAATGATATGAAAGACACATCTATCGTGACGAGGTCGGCTGTTTCGTCAAAATCCTCTCTGCGTAAAAACCTGGCGTTCGTCCTCTCGCGAACTACGACACGCTCGTCCTGTCTTAAGGGCCATGCCAACTGTCCATAGCCCACGTCAATGGCGTAAACTTTTTTCGCTCCCCGTTCCAGCAACACCTGCGTAAAGCCCCCGGTGGAAGCTCCGACATCGATACATACAGCATCTTCTGGGTCTACATCAAAGGAACTTAATGCCTTTAAAAGTTTATGCGCGCCACGACTCACCCATCTCTCCTGTTCCATCACTTCCAAAGAAGAAGCGAGGCTTACCAGCGTGCCCGCCTTGACCACAACCCTACCATCCACCCTTACCTTACCGGCCAATATCATGGCAGTTGCTTTGCTCCTGCTGTCGACGAGGCCTCGCTCTAGCAACAATTTATCGAGGCGCTGTTTCGAGGTACTCACTTACTTTTTTCACCACCTCATCGCAGCATATCCCAACATACCTCAACTGTTCGTCTTTAGCACCATGAGGAACGTAAAGGTCCGGAACGGCCATATGCTCCCACCGAATATGTTTGTTTACCCTTTGAGCGAAGCCCAATAACTGTTCTCCAATGCCGCCAATCGCGTAACTTTCCTCTGCCATGATGACCAAGGAGTGATCGACAAATAACTTGTTTAGCGTCTCCAGGTCCAACGGTTTTAGGAACCTCAAGTCCACCAAAGTAGGATCGATATTATAGATATCTGCAATTTTGTTACATGATTCAATTAACATAGAGATGACGCCTCCATGACCGATCAAAAGCACTTCTCTGCCATGCCTTAACACTTCAGCTTTCAGCCACGGAGCGCAAGGAGCGTCAACGTCTCTTGCAAGCCTTTTAGGAGCGTCGCCTTTGGGATATCTAACGATGGCAGGCATATCGCAATTTTTAATAAGGTTAGAGAACATAAATTCCATATCCGCAACATCTCTGGGAGAAGCAATTATTAGCCCCGGGACAGACTTGAACCAAGGTATATCGAGCAACCCTTGATGCGTTTCGCCATCCTCACCTACCAGTCCGGACCTGTCAAGGGAGATGACTACGGGAAGTTTTTGCATGGCTATGTCGTGATACAGTTGATCTCCGGCCCGTTGCAAGAAAGTCGAGTATATAAATGTTACGGGGCGCATGCCTCCAGCTGCCAATCCCGCAGCATATGTCAACATATGTTCTTCTGCTATGCCAACGTCGAAGAATCTATCGGGGAATCTTTTTTTGAATCGGGATAAACCGCACCCCTCCTCCATCGCTGCCGTAAGACAAACCACCCTGTTGTCCTTCTCGGCGATCTTTTCGACACATTCGGCACAAGCCTTACTCCAAGAGACGATTTCCGCATCCGGCCTTGGGCGTCTTGGGGACACGCCATGATATTTTGTGGGGTTTTCCTCGGCCGGGGCGTATCCTTTGCCTTTTTTGGTAATCACATGAATGAGGACCGATTCATCAAAGGCCTTGGCAAGCTTAAACACCTCTTCAAGCTCCTCCAGGTTATGGCCGTTAAAGGGA is a window from the Acetomicrobium flavidum genome containing:
- the dxs gene encoding 1-deoxy-D-xylulose-5-phosphate synthase — translated: MSHSYLDMINDYRDLYRLKLEEKNRLCGEIRQMIIGVATENGGHLASSLGAVELVVALLSVFDPMKDKIVFDVGHQAYAYKILTGRKDRFHTLRQWGGISGFPKREESPYDHFDTGHAGTSISAAIGYAKARDLLHQSHNVIAVVGDASISNGMSLEALNQIEELKTKVIIVLNDNKMSINFPIGGLAKHLSHLSTNPSYRKMKDALRSACKNLPLGGSLIEESLKKLKYQIKTALQPINMFEALGINYWGPFNGHNLEELEEVFKLAKAFDESVLIHVITKKGKGYAPAEENPTKYHGVSPRRPRPDAEIVSWSKACAECVEKIAEKDNRVVCLTAAMEEGCGLSRFKKRFPDRFFDVGIAEEHMLTYAAGLAAGGMRPVTFIYSTFLQRAGDQLYHDIAMQKLPVVISLDRSGLVGEDGETHQGLLDIPWFKSVPGLIIASPRDVADMEFMFSNLIKNCDMPAIVRYPKGDAPKRLARDVDAPCAPWLKAEVLRHGREVLLIGHGGVISMLIESCNKIADIYNIDPTLVDLRFLKPLDLETLNKLFVDHSLVIMAEESYAIGGIGEQLLGFAQRVNKHIRWEHMAVPDLYVPHGAKDEQLRYVGICCDEVVKKVSEYLETAPR
- a CDS encoding TlyA family RNA methyltransferase; this encodes MSTSKQRLDKLLLERGLVDSRSKATAMILAGKVRVDGRVVVKAGTLVSLASSLEVMEQERWVSRGAHKLLKALSSFDVDPEDAVCIDVGASTGGFTQVLLERGAKKVYAIDVGYGQLAWPLRQDERVVVRERTNARFLRREDFDETADLVTIDVSFISLKLIIPVVVDLLSPNGDIIALIKPQFEAGKEHVSKGIISDPLLHESVLRDITGFIEQATPLKLAGLTHSPIKGPKGNIEFLMHVTNKRVTPYVPDFEKIVKNAHDELD
- the nadD gene encoding nicotinate-nucleotide adenylyltransferase; the protein is MPQRRSNFMSRIKVGIMGGTFDPIHFGHLVVAEEAYTSLNLSEIIFVPTGDPPHKSFKNITPAEDRYIMTCMAIVDNPHFKISKIEIEREGPSYTIDTLREMRHWYLPKEAEFFFITGIDAVLQIPTWKEPFAIAQLAHIVAASRPGYDISQLESLPEEIKRAVIPLEIPLLAISSTEIRRRVAAGQSIRYFLPWTVEHYIYKKTLYTLEGR
- a CDS encoding DNA repair protein RecN, yielding MLEELHVKNVGGITTASLRFKGNFIAITGESGTGKSSLVRALELLAGKRAQVNYLRVGKATGEVEGAFLADNIPSLPEELQPQEGTWVVRRVITSEGRSKSYIQGHVVPLNVLSRAMTHFMHIQSQFSQLDLLDENNQLDLLDSYGGAELMKKKIFMSNIFHRAVEMERKIQDLYQKRKDIEERYNGALELIQLLKSLNPSPSSEYEWENELRMVKDALNRREELERILAVLEGGMAAGGLEGELQSIAMRLKSLLGSNEKIDQASQRALIALQELIRQIREILAAEASPEDLQHRQEELESKLGRLRKCKRIARVSTVEELAEYYSTAEREMSWLSESLAEIEVMREKLNKLKKDVSQHALDLRSSRVKIARQLEEAVNSHLKDLGMEAARLTINIEEMKKVRANGAEVVTFMIETNDSSPVPVSRIASGGELSRILLALQMALPEGTLPKLLVVDEVEAGLGGKAALLVGLKLKELSTKCQIILITHEATIASLADQHFRVTKEGEESYVRELSDDERVQEIARMLSGTSEIKEALMHAERLLGLREK
- the rpmA gene encoding 50S ribosomal protein L27; the protein is MKFNIQLFAHKKGQGSSQNGRDSISKRLGVKRYDGQLVNAGNIIIRQRGTKVHPGLNVGLGRDYTLFALAKGVVKFEDKGNRKYVSVIPVE
- a CDS encoding ribosomal-processing cysteine protease Prp → MIEVRISVDKKGPLSVQARGHSGYAPRGKDIVCAAVSTLMHALLLGLRDVLGIQDTVYEIDEEEPRFFILWRESDLEDDRSRAVIDTVLRSLRSIADSYPKYVHIVEVNKK
- the rplU gene encoding 50S ribosomal protein L21, with amino-acid sequence MLGYAIIETGGKQYRVTPGDVLKVEKINGNPGDVVTLDRVLLISDEQGVKVGNPTVPGAYVEASIKSHGKDKKVIVFKFKNKTNYQRFKGHRQPYSEIEILSVKY
- a CDS encoding NAD(+)/NADH kinase, whose product is MENRVLLIVNTRKPTALELAYKLMGWSKKRGVSFVAPSHESAMLGLPEYDWNISINPVDFGIVLGGDGTFLRAARMVMDYEIPLYGINVGRLGFLATGNPQMAEEEIERILSGGYRIQRRRVLRGNVTRKGSLVHVLYALNDLVVTKGPLARLIEVESRVNDYFLSLFPADGIIVSTPTGSTAYALSAGGPILPPHVDAMVMVPICPHTLYARPLVLGPDDMISLIPKSDQKEIYLTQDGQLGYELMVKDRIDISLAKDKNVLTVELLEDNYFDLLREKLQWGNVSIRQGEEEW
- the obgE gene encoding GTPase ObgE, with the translated sequence MKFIDRGEIVVHAGRGGNGCMSFRREKYVPKGGPDGGNGGRGGNVYLKATDRLQTLEEFTYKTEFKAQSGQNGQKANRNGKDGEDLIIEVPCGTIVWDADSGEPLGDLVEPGDMLLVALGGRGGRGNATFATSTNQAPRFSEKGENGQSRRLVLELKILADVGMVGLPNVGKSSLLACLSNAKPKIADYPFTTLTPNLGVLLLEDRKMLLADIPGLIQGASENRGLGLSFLRHIERTRLILYVLDLSSNSMEDLNKQWCTLRDETGNYNREILKKPSLLVANKVDLVKDSSFLEQVARWAKELGQEIKFTSAVTKQGIDELSSSLLQRLSEINCEGIKRLYPLKHAVREEMVQPSKVKIESVGEGRFRIINRYLEELVERYDFEQDEAIMRFSKIIARLGIEGMLSDMGAKEGDTVCIGDMEFEYIPDIDAECEIDTGDIDIDEDGE
- a CDS encoding LCP family protein → MTRTRFALLVVVMIIAIVGGAYTRLHGFFTPKVESIKQTVLHDEKTGKINICIIGKDNTEDSQRPDTILFTILDLDNKSIQILSIPRDTRVQIPGHGWNKINHAYPYGGWDLLSRTIVNYLGMPIHYHIELDYSTFPKLVDLLGGVDINVEKRLKYVDRAAGLYIDIKPGLQHMDGETALKFVRFRHDALGDIGRIKRQQQFMMALLQKIADQGMNAKLPMLIKEVMQTVQTDLPLEEAIQLAMYFRDMPQENIRFFTLPGKPALLSGVSYWLGDVNRAIEILSTPVKDAAIEENDQIMEEETPEQFREDADGSRIDRMAIAREIKSKVAILNGDGTPSIANQVADLLQRCGVDIAYKSNARHFDYHYTSISYPRNLENEAKTLGMLLGIQNNLIKPSDGSSYLTIIIGHDYKTILSQLEKNLGIQ